In Allocoprobacillus halotolerans, a genomic segment contains:
- a CDS encoding ribonuclease J, with protein MKNDVIKLIPMGGQAEMGKSMYCFEINDKIFIIDSGFRFPDSDKLGVDIIIPSFTYLEERADQVAAIIITHGHDDAMAALPYLLQTIHAPVYAPKLTALLIKQMVERFQRHNRVKINLDLHPVNRNASIDIEGVPVEFFPVTHSIPGSVGVALWTSYGYLVYSGEFIIDFGAPKEFQCDIQKMMEIGKKGVLALLVESSGAKHDGYTSPNHKLTNKIDHIFEDSYERIIISSYAQNVFRTQEIIELTKKYKRQIVFYGRDKYDNTNTLLRIAQRSKKPVLNVPEHLLGDKEKIGNPQYDSNYVILLSGSPQRIYHDICDIIDGGDDLLKLRKGDTFIVASPVLPGTEKIANKAHNGLYKTDAHVHLLKNKDLFSMHASKEDIKVIIQIFKPQYYIPMKGEYQHFIFNQQIAQDMDIPNDHIIIIDNGERITFEKGKLLDTRDVFEIDDVMIDGIGIGDVGEKVIDDRIQLANDGVVIVGLTISRETKEIVAQTDCQTRGFVYLKDSEYVIKHVIEICEKVVGQLKENPEMEIAEIRSMMKDQSMKYIVKETGKKPVFIGVVVEI; from the coding sequence ATGAAAAATGATGTTATAAAACTAATACCCATGGGTGGACAAGCAGAAATGGGTAAAAGTATGTATTGTTTTGAAATTAATGATAAGATTTTTATAATAGATTCAGGTTTCCGTTTCCCTGATTCCGATAAACTAGGTGTTGACATCATCATTCCTAGTTTTACATATTTAGAAGAAAGGGCAGATCAAGTTGCAGCGATTATTATTACACATGGTCATGATGATGCGATGGCTGCATTACCTTACTTATTACAGACGATTCATGCACCAGTCTATGCACCAAAATTAACGGCACTTTTAATTAAACAAATGGTGGAACGTTTCCAACGTCATAATCGCGTCAAGATTAATTTAGATTTGCATCCTGTAAATCGTAATGCTTCAATTGATATTGAAGGCGTACCAGTTGAATTTTTCCCAGTAACTCATTCTATTCCAGGAAGTGTGGGTGTGGCGTTATGGACAAGTTATGGTTATCTTGTCTATAGTGGTGAATTTATTATTGATTTTGGAGCTCCTAAAGAATTTCAATGTGATATTCAAAAAATGATGGAAATTGGTAAAAAAGGTGTTTTGGCTTTGTTAGTTGAATCTTCAGGTGCTAAACATGATGGATATACTTCACCAAATCATAAATTAACGAATAAAATTGATCATATTTTTGAAGATAGCTATGAAAGAATTATTATTTCAAGCTATGCCCAAAATGTTTTTAGAACACAAGAAATTATAGAATTAACAAAGAAGTATAAAAGACAAATTGTTTTTTATGGCCGTGATAAATATGATAATACCAATACATTATTAAGAATAGCACAAAGATCAAAAAAACCGGTTTTAAATGTTCCAGAGCATTTGCTAGGAGATAAAGAAAAAATTGGTAATCCTCAATATGATAGTAATTATGTTATTTTATTGAGTGGAAGTCCTCAACGTATCTATCATGATATTTGTGATATTATTGATGGTGGGGATGATTTGTTGAAACTTAGAAAAGGTGATACTTTTATTGTAGCATCTCCAGTTTTACCTGGAACTGAAAAGATTGCCAATAAAGCACATAATGGATTATATAAAACAGATGCCCATGTGCATTTATTAAAAAATAAAGATTTATTTTCAATGCATGCTTCAAAAGAAGATATTAAAGTTATTATTCAAATTTTTAAACCTCAATACTATATTCCAATGAAAGGCGAATATCAACATTTTATTTTTAATCAACAAATTGCTCAAGACATGGATATTCCAAATGATCATATTATCATTATTGATAATGGCGAACGTATAACTTTTGAAAAAGGAAAGCTTTTAGATACACGTGATGTTTTTGAAATTGATGATGTGATGATTGATGGTATTGGGATTGGTGATGTTGGAGAAAAAGTTATTGATGATCGTATCCAACTTGCTAACGATGGTGTCGTTATTGTTGGTCTAACAATATCTAGAGAAACCAAAGAAATTGTCGCACAAACAGATTGTCAAACACGCGGTTTTGTCTATTTGAAAGATTCTGAATATGTGATTAAACATGTTATTGAAATTTGTGAAAAAGTTGTTGGTCAGTTAAAAGAGAATCCTGAAATGGAAATTGCTGAAATAAGAAGTATGATGAAAGATCAATCAATGAAATATATTGTGAAAGAAACTGGCAAGAAACCTGTATTTATTGGTGTTGTTGTCGAAATATAA
- the dapA gene encoding 4-hydroxy-tetrahydrodipicolinate synthase, with protein MKDIYTALMTPFNQDLSIDYPGLYRVLDKLIHEGNKSFVLCGTTGETSTLKLDERRVLVERVLNKYPRIRVIVGICSNNTAEVIRHIQMYHDNPAIYAFLIIVPYYIKPSQEGIYKHFDMIASSTDKKLLIYNIPSRCGVAITPETVIRLAKKHSHIIGMKQCGPLEDIAAIKTVLPLFKIYLGDDHLLLEGLKMQIDGLISVASHIDYPLIEKIIQQEQTFDDWCLKVLSQFLFKESNPAPIKYILSQMGYIQNILRPPLTSVSLQLEKELVPLIEKYKQNDLKH; from the coding sequence ATGAAAGATATTTATACAGCATTAATGACACCGTTTAATCAAGATCTATCCATTGATTATCCTGGACTATATCGTGTCTTAGATAAATTAATTCATGAAGGTAATAAATCTTTTGTTTTATGTGGAACTACAGGTGAAACATCAACATTAAAATTAGATGAAAGACGAGTTCTTGTTGAAAGAGTTTTAAATAAATATCCACGTATACGTGTTATTGTAGGTATCTGTTCCAATAATACAGCTGAAGTCATCCGTCATATTCAGATGTATCATGACAATCCAGCTATATATGCCTTTTTGATTATTGTTCCATACTATATCAAACCTAGTCAAGAAGGCATATATAAACATTTTGATATGATTGCTTCTTCAACTGATAAGAAGTTATTGATTTATAATATTCCTAGTCGTTGTGGTGTTGCTATTACACCAGAAACTGTGATTCGTTTAGCCAAAAAGCATTCACATATTATTGGAATGAAACAATGTGGTCCATTAGAAGATATTGCAGCTATAAAAACAGTTTTACCACTGTTTAAAATCTATTTAGGAGATGACCATCTTTTATTAGAAGGATTAAAAATGCAAATAGATGGTTTAATTTCTGTAGCTAGTCATATTGATTATCCGTTGATTGAAAAAATCATACAACAAGAACAGACTTTTGATGATTGGTGTTTAAAAGTTTTAAGTCAATTTTTATTTAAGGAATCTAATCCAGCTCCCATAAAGTATATTTTAAGTCAAATGGGCTATATTCAAAATATATTAAGACCACCATTAACATCAGTAAGTTTACAATTAGAAAAAGAATTAGTACCACTTATTGAAAAATATAAGCAAAATGATTTGAAGCATTAA